A single Anopheles maculipalpis chromosome 3RL, idAnoMacuDA_375_x, whole genome shotgun sequence DNA region contains:
- the LOC126563136 gene encoding NADH dehydrogenase [ubiquinone] 1 alpha subcomplex subunit 8 — translation MVVTKDTFLPTEEELTVPEINLSGPALRAGAFHLGKYCEAQNNEFMLCRQELEDPRACINEGKAVTNCAFEFFRKLKKTCAQEFTQYANCLDKSSGDLNFKHCRKTQGVYDKCVLDNMQLERPDYGYFCRAKVHATERPPPPKKEKVVYPDATPGLPEDYPRPESKYGSRFHWLN, via the exons ATGGTCGTCACGAAAGATACGTTCCTGCCAACGGAGGAAGAGCTGACGGTGCCGGAGATTAACCTTTCCGGGCCAGCTCTCCGTGCCGGTGCGTTCCATCTGGGCAAGTACTGTGAAGCGCAAAACAAT GAATTCATGTTATGCCGCCAAGAGCTGGAAGACCCGCGGGCTTGCATTAACGAGGGCAAAGCGGTAACTAACTGTGCGTTCGAGTTCTTCCGAAAGCTAAAGAAGACGTGCGCCCAGGAGTTTACGCAGTATGCCAACTGTCTGGACAAGAGCAGTGGCGATTTGAATTTCAAGCA CTGCCGCAAAACGCAGGGCGTTTACGATAAATGTGTACTGGACAATATGCAACTGGAGCGTCCCGATTATGGTTATTTCTGCCGGGCCAAGGTTCACGCCACGGAACGCCCACCGCCACCGAAGAAAGAGAAGGTGGTGTATCCGGACGCTACACCAGGACTGCCGGAAGATTATCCACGACCCGAATCGAAATATGGTTCTCGTTTCCACTGGCTGAACTAG
- the LOC126563281 gene encoding 39S ribosomal protein L54, mitochondrial gives MSALIGSLVPLFRRSFLQLTATRTYATPKAGGALGGSKKKKLGKLGPTVEKKVIPVETDTTRLVSYVCGSNVLKQGEDVKIQPDTEYPEWLWKLHVGAPLTLEEMDPNTKAYWRKLRRMALQRNNKLAKLKKF, from the exons ATGAGTGCCCTGATAGGGAGCCTCGTTCCTTTGTTCCGGCGCAGCTTTCTACAGCTGACCGCCACACGAACTTATGCAACACCAAAGGCCGGTG GTGCTCTCGGTGGatcaaaaaagaagaaactcggGAAGCTTGGTCCAACGGTCGAGAAGAAAGTGATTCCCGTCGAAACGGACACAACCCGGCTGGTAAGCTATGTGTGCGGTAGCAACGTTCTGAAGCAGGGTGAAGACGTTAAAATTCAACCAGATACGGAGTATCCCGAATGGTTGTGGAAGCTGCACGTCGGTGCACCGCTTACGCTCGAAGAAATGGACCCCAACACGAAAGCTTACTGGCGAAAGTTAAGACGAATGGCGTTACAGCGCAACAATAAGCTGGCAAAGTTGAAAAAGTTCTAG
- the LOC126562429 gene encoding LOW QUALITY PROTEIN: uncharacterized protein LOC126562429 (The sequence of the model RefSeq protein was modified relative to this genomic sequence to represent the inferred CDS: inserted 2 bases in 1 codon; substituted 1 base at 1 genomic stop codon) has protein sequence MKHLYFYYLLGVINFRYNRSKDTYTTSSIISALKVILHIIVPNALLLWISVIGKSGILLTVPSVHIMVFFMRISFTVLTMNVNVVLNYYVTNKQQIALLDTCRECFRQAKSFNPGDGTKNPSFRGSLIVLGIFLLHYANYELNQYTYVILYDEKWPELTFYVVFYFIEMITVMHALYYASVLEMIRLGVRLDCAQLSKCLEQNRKHDSSGSFDDSYWWRTIEHFYSRLLDLHERKKNYCRTFRVQLVTIALNTFICSFSIFYVNLNSILAYNHDNWLEKYKRVTECSGFFSQLGALLLLCRHATELEGEQHTLTRLILRAQLKLREHSSNMVRSLXRFCGWIIXIVAYCFQKRGDLFNSRILILQSKMKIAPYDLFDYDMEYFFGMVAAIVTYLVVLFQFRALE, from the exons ATGAAGCATTTATATTTCTACTACCTTCTAGGAGTGATAAACTTCCGATACAACAGATCAAAGGATACATATACAACCAGTAGCATAATAAGCGCACTAAAAGTGATTCTTCACATAATTGTACCGAATGCGCTTCTGTTGTGGATTTCAGTGATTGGCAAAAGTGGCATATTACTTACCGTGCCTTCGGTGCACATAATGGTATTCTTCATGCGCATCTCCTTCACAGTGCTTACGATGAACGTGAACGTTGTTTTAAACTATTACGTTACCAACAAGCAACAAATCGCCCTACTGGATACGTGTCGCGAATGTTTCCGGCAGGCTAAAAGCTTCAACCCGGGTGATGGCACCAAAAATCCTTCATTTCGTGGTTCACTGATTGTGTTGGGAATTTTCTTGCTGCATTATGCTAACTACGAGCTAAACCAGTACACGTACGTTATACTGTACGATGAAAAGTGGCCTGAACTAACGTTTTACGTTGTGTTTTACTTTATCGAAATGATCACGGTCATGCATGCTCTTTACTATGCTTCTGTGCTTGAAATGATACGTTTGGGCGTGCGGTTAGATTGTGCTCAATTGTCCAAATGCTTGGAACAGAACCGGAAGCACGATAGTTCTGGTAGCTTTGATGATTCTTACTGGTGGCGTACGATCGAACATTTCTACTCACGTTTGTTGGATCTCcacgaacgaaagaaaaattacTGCCGAACGTTTCGAGTGCAACTAGTAACGATCGCTTTGAATACGTTCATTTGTtcattttccatattttacGTTAATCTGAACAGTATCCTAGCGTACAATCACGACAATTGGCTGGAGAAGTATAAGCGCGTAACGGAGTGTTCAGGATTCTTTTCGCAGCTGGGCGCTTTGCTTCTGCTTTGTCGACATGCAACCGAGCTTGAGGGTGAA CAACACACCTTGACACGATTAATTCTACGAGCCCAATTGAAGTTGAGAGAACATTCCTCGAACATGGTACGTAGTTT AAGATTTTGTGGTtggattatttaaattgttgcATATTGCTTTCAGAAACGTGGTGATTTGTTCAATAGCAGAATTCTCATTCTTCAATCCAAGATGAAAATTGCACCGTACGATCTGTTCGATTACGATATGGAGTACTTCTTTGGG ATGGTAGCAGCGATTGTTACGTACCTGGTGGTATTGTTTCAGTTTCGGGCATTAGAATAA
- the LOC126561049 gene encoding uncharacterized protein LOC126561049, translating into MVRTEHLLYFLISFFTSLFTDWKGQWFPNAPKAFALEAGEAVKTVDNTLQADEEKQDISTRIAMGIENPECDDAKHDLAIDFDPYNVTHSTVYMCLEPKSDYKGDYNMDAVITEHIVPSAYVAKHRCMNSSIEYTERIPSYGTHRPLWPKYGEYKYVPPQRWLHNSEHGAVIALYHPCANKQQVDELKRIVKDCLYRHVITPSQLPNKDRPFALVTWHATLEFSVLERTIVESFIEKYALKGPEQTHRDGQYDHLLVEPAEMVSTIDDSTLCPKKQRD; encoded by the exons ATGGTTCGCACGGAGCATCTACTTTACTTTCTTATATCATTCTTTACATCATTATTCACAGATTGGAAAGGACAATGGTTTCCCAATGCACCCAAAGCATTTGCCCTGGAAGCTGGAGAAGCAGTAAAAACGGTCGATAATACACTGCAGGCCGACGAAGAAAAGCAGGACATTTCGACACGCATTGCCATGGGCATTGAAAATCCCGAATGTGATGATGCGAAGCATGATCTGGCGATAGATTTCGATCCTTACAATGTTACGCATTCGACGGTATACATGTGCCTGGAGCCTAAATCGGACTACAAAGGCGATTACAATATGGATGCTGTTATCACGGAACACATTGTACCGTCTGCGTACGTGGCCAAACATCGGTGTATGAACAGTAGCATAGAATACACGGAAAGAATACCTTCCTA TGGAACGCATCGTCCGCTGTGGCCAAAGTATGGGGAATACAA atatGTTCCTCCCCAACGATGGCTCCACAACAGTGAACATGGGGCGGTAATTGCTCTCTACCATCCATGTGCGAATAAGCAGCAG GTGGATGAACTGAAGCGTATAGTAAAAGACTGTCTCTATCGGCACGTGATAACGCCATCGCAGCTACCCAACAAGGATCGTCCGTTTGCGCTTGTCACATGGCATGCAACGCTAGAATTTTCCGTGCTCGAGCGAACCATTGTCGAGTCTTTTATCGAAAAGTACGCACTCAAGGGACCGGAACAGACGCACCGTGATGGACAGTACGATCATCTACTGGTGGAACCGGCTGAAATGGTTTCGACGATTGACGATAGTACGCTCTGCCCTAAGAAACAACGAGACTAA